Within Longimicrobiaceae bacterium, the genomic segment CGTCGCGCGCCCCGACTCCTGCTCGATGAGCGCGTAGTTGAAGTAGACCCAGTTGTTGGCGAGGTCGGTCTGCACGTCCACCCCCAGTGCGGCCGGGCGGCCGGTCAGCTCGAAGGGCTGCGTGACCGCCACCTCCACGTCGGGGACGCCCGGGACGTACCGGTACTGCTCGACGAGCAACCGGTCCGAGCCCACCACCATCCGCCAGACGGCGAACACCAGCCAGAGCAGGAAGAGGATCCCGAACCCCTTCCAGTACGCCCCCGCGCGCCCCGCGTGCGGGTAGGGCTGGTTCGCGTACACCCCCTTGGGGCGCGGCGGCTTCCCCGGGGCCCGGAACGCCTCCCAGATCTTCGTGCCGGGGGTGTACTCTCCGAGCGACCAGGTGGTCTCGCCCTCCGTGGTCTCCGCGGAGAGCATGCGCGGCGGCGCGATGAAGTCGCTCGTGGTCGCCGTGTCGCCGAAGCGGACCTCCCAGGGGAACTCGCCCAGGACGTAGGTGGTCTTCGCCTCGGCCTTCTGGAAGTGCTTGAACGTCTCCCCGTGCAGGTGCGCCACCGGGTGCCCCTTGGCGCGGCCCTGCTTGGGGAGGGTCTTCAGGGGGATGACGTCGTTCCAGTGGCCGTCGTACTCCGTGAGGTAGCGGTACCCCTGCCGCGGGTTGTGGAGCAGGTACTCGCGCCAGGAGTAGTCCGTCCCCTCTACGCGGATGGTGCGCTGCTGAAAGCCGAGCACCTGGTATGGCTCGCCCTTCCACGTCCCCTCGGTCCCCAGCGGGATCAGCGGCTGCACCTTCCGCCGGGCCTTGAAGGTCTGCAGCACCTTCAGCGAGGGCGACTTCGCGTCCAGCACCGAGCTGCACGACCCGCACACCACGTTCAGCGCGTGCTCGGGATCGCGGATGGTGACTCCCGCGCCGCATTTGGGGCAGTTGAGCGCGCGGACCCCGGAGACTCGCCGGGTCTCCGGCTCGCGCAGCTCGGTGAGCCGCAGGTCGTCCCAGGGCACGTACTCGCCGCGGAAGAGGAGCGGCTCCGGCTCGCTGTAGTCGAGCGTGGCGAAGCCCCCGTCCTCCGACTTCAGGTCCACGAAGGGGACCAGCTCCTTGTCCCAGTACTCGAAGGGGAGCTCCCCCTCCACCCCCGTGTAGCGCGCCCGGGTCACCGCCGTGGCCCGGTACTCTGTCCCCCCCCACTGGAAGGCCTGCCCGCGACCGATCTCGTCTGGGCGGGGGAGGGGGCCGGGATCCGGGTCCAGGAACGAGACGGCGTACTCCGCCATGGCGTCGGAGAGCCACCCGCTGCTCTCGTCGCCGAAGGCCAGGTGCCACTCGCTCCACCCGCCGCGCTCGTACTCGTAGACGATGCGGCCCGTGACCTCGAACGGGCGGTCCCGGTAGCGGCCGCGCGTCCCCACCCGGATGGGCGAGGTGGTGGGGGGCGGGAGCGACTTCTTCCCCACGGACTCGAGCTCCAGGTCGTGGCGGACCAGGATGGAGCTGCAGTACTCGCAGACGGTCTGCACCGCGCCGGCCCAGCGGAACTGCACCGGGCCGCCGCAGCTGGGGCAGTTGGAGACCGGGCCGCTCATGGGGCGGGGACGGGGGCGGCGTAGGGGCGGTCCAGGGCGCGCACCTCCACGGAGTCCGCGCCCAGCAGCTCACCGAGCCGGGCGGGGAAGTCCCACTCCGGGCGCGGGGTGCAGCAGAACAGGTTCAGGCAGATGGAGCCGTGCTCCGGGAAGGTGTGGCAGGCCAGGTGCGACTCCGCCAGCGCGCAGAGCCCGGTGATCCCGCCGGGCCCCGGGAAGGCGTGCCAGACGGGCTCCGCGACGGGATGGAGGCCCAGCTCCTCCACCATTCGCGCGAAGAGCGCCTGCAGCGTCGGCAGATGGGCCAGCGCGGCCGGGCGGCAGCCGTGCGCCTCCACGATCCACTCGCGGCCCATCACGGGCGGGCCGCTGTCGCTGTGTTCCGGAGAAGGGGTCACGGGCGGAGCCGGGAGCGGTGAGCGTACGGGAGCAGACGGGGTCCCCCCGACGGTCTACGGAGCGTGCGCGCGTGGAGTTTCCGGCGGTCGGGAGGCGTGCCGGGCGGGGCGAAAGTATAGCGTCCGCCGAGGGGGCGGACAAGCAGGACGGGGGCGGGTCAGCCCGCGCCCTCGCCGAAGTCCACCCGGAGCGGGCGCGACGCGCAGTGCTCGCCGCAGCCGAAGCGGTAGCGGTTCTTTGCGAACCAGCGGTAGAAGCGGTCGGCCAGCCCGCCGACGAAGGGAATCCCGAACACCCACCCCAGCAGTCCGCCCCGGGGGAGCACCTTCAGGAGCTGCTCGATGGCGGCCGCCCCCTGCCACGTCTGCCCGCCGGGGCCGACGAGCTGCATCGCCTCCGCGTACGCCTCGGGCGGGATCCAGGGGAAGCGGTCGAGCACGGTGGTGTTCTGGAAGGGGACCACCTCGATCATCCCGGGCCGGTCCCACGCCCGCAGCACGCCGACGAGCCGGTTGCAGACCTTGCAGACGCCGTCGTACACCACGGTGTAGGGGCGCGCCGCCCCCGCGGCCGGGGCTGCGACCCCGCCGTAGACGAAGTGGACGACGGGGAAGCTCATGCGCCGCCCACGGTGGTGACGACCTCGGGGGGGTGCTCCAGCGTCTTCTTGACGGTGCAGAGCGCCGCCACGCGCTTCGCCGCGCCCTGCCGCTCCGCGGGGAGCGAGGGCCAGTCCACCTCCACGGACATGCTCCCCACACGGTGCGGGTCCTCCACGAAGGTCCACCCCACCTCCACGGCGAGGTCGTCCACCGGGAGCTTGGCGTGGGTCCCCCACGAGGCGAGCACGGAGAAGGTGCAGGTCGCCAGGCTGCTGGCCAGCATGTGGAAGGGGGAGTAGGCCGTCTCGGGGGAGTCGGCCTCGATGGTCATGGGCCCCGCCTTCCCCTCCAGCCGGATCCGGTCGTCCGAGACGAGTAGTATCTTCACGGTCCCTTACCCCTTGAGCCCCAGCAGGGACTCGCCGCCGTCGATCCACACCTCCGTCCCCGTCACGTGGCTGGAGGCGTCCGAGGCCAGGAACAGCACCAGCTGTGCCACCTGCTGCGAGGTCCCGGGCTTCCCGCGCAGGGGGTGCGGCCCCTCCGGGAACTCCTGCGGCACGCCGATCCCCTCGAGGTTGCGGCGCTCGGTGTTCTCGTCGATCTCGGTGTCGATGGCGCCGGGGCAGATCACGTTCACCCGCACCCGCGCGCGGGCCAGCTCCAGCGCCAGCATCTTGGTCATCGCCACCTGCCCGGCCTTGGAGGAGGCGTACGCCGTCGCGCCGCTGTTGCTGAACA encodes:
- a CDS encoding DUF4178 domain-containing protein produces the protein MSGPVSNCPSCGGPVQFRWAGAVQTVCEYCSSILVRHDLELESVGKKSLPPPTTSPIRVGTRGRYRDRPFEVTGRIVYEYERGGWSEWHLAFGDESSGWLSDAMAEYAVSFLDPDPGPLPRPDEIGRGQAFQWGGTEYRATAVTRARYTGVEGELPFEYWDKELVPFVDLKSEDGGFATLDYSEPEPLLFRGEYVPWDDLRLTELREPETRRVSGVRALNCPKCGAGVTIRDPEHALNVVCGSCSSVLDAKSPSLKVLQTFKARRKVQPLIPLGTEGTWKGEPYQVLGFQQRTIRVEGTDYSWREYLLHNPRQGYRYLTEYDGHWNDVIPLKTLPKQGRAKGHPVAHLHGETFKHFQKAEAKTTYVLGEFPWEVRFGDTATTSDFIAPPRMLSAETTEGETTWSLGEYTPGTKIWEAFRAPGKPPRPKGVYANQPYPHAGRAGAYWKGFGILFLLWLVFAVWRMVVGSDRLLVEQYRYVPGVPDVEVAVTQPFELTGRPAALGVDVQTDLANNWVYFNYALIEQESGRATEFGREVSYYFGRDGGEDWTEGSRSDEARVPAVPPGRYVLRIEPDGPAPVSYTIRVYHDVPSLGFFLAALLVLAVPPVLSLLGGAWFETTRWQESDYGSEDDE
- a CDS encoding S-adenosylmethionine decarboxylase → MTPSPEHSDSGPPVMGREWIVEAHGCRPAALAHLPTLQALFARMVEELGLHPVAEPVWHAFPGPGGITGLCALAESHLACHTFPEHGSICLNLFCCTPRPEWDFPARLGELLGADSVEVRALDRPYAAPVPAP
- a CDS encoding DUF393 domain-containing protein codes for the protein MSFPVVHFVYGGVAAPAAGAARPYTVVYDGVCKVCNRLVGVLRAWDRPGMIEVVPFQNTTVLDRFPWIPPEAYAEAMQLVGPGGQTWQGAAAIEQLLKVLPRGGLLGWVFGIPFVGGLADRFYRWFAKNRYRFGCGEHCASRPLRVDFGEGAG
- a CDS encoding OsmC family protein — translated: MKILLVSDDRIRLEGKAGPMTIEADSPETAYSPFHMLASSLATCTFSVLASWGTHAKLPVDDLAVEVGWTFVEDPHRVGSMSVEVDWPSLPAERQGAAKRVAALCTVKKTLEHPPEVVTTVGGA